A section of the Falco biarmicus isolate bFalBia1 chromosome 3, bFalBia1.pri, whole genome shotgun sequence genome encodes:
- the ADNP2 gene encoding activity-dependent neuroprotector homeobox protein 2 isoform X1, with product MFQIPVQNLDSIRKARKKVKGILVDLGLDSCRELLKNLKSFDPGEKHFCNTSWSDVSPWESVGKRKRYRTKPYCCSLCKFSSKLLTSFKNHLHRYHEDEMDQELVVPCPKCAFASHPKIVGKHIRMFHSSNKRIQNYTVSILDGMKQFRSDIINFTCLKCHFTDTLYYNMKKHVLLYHFQDLVSTYFGQKSDESNENSVEHYCKKCNASANSQDSLMYHVLTAETHRDLENKLRSVISEHIKKPGLVKQMQIAPKPVQGVTAAAPSAGPATAPAGSVTAPSCVQLAFPQNNQTQSVVQPKAVQNTVGSLTVPSASGSVLHTTSAPIVSPSHVTLVSSNIPVGQNNVNIQPSPSQSIIVSHRLPLNQPVSAGAVPLNHSVGTVNRAVAPAVLPLNQPVRPGLFPVNQPIGTINGPVAAGTLPVIQPVSPVNQPVAPGVLSVNQSLGNGNRPIGPRVLPVVQTVGSGVLQLNPPVVSGVVPVRQPVRPGFLQLNQPVASAVIPVNQPVQPAVSQNTAFLTAGSILRQLIPTGKQVNGIPTYTLAPVSVTLPVPPGGGVATVTPPQVPIQLMQSGTVTQLSQSPASAPSPPVVLMSQNISLQASPPDPETSQAVRQAKQWKTCPVCNELFPSNVYQVHVEVAHQHGEVKTEETLEPDKLAACAPFLRWMTEKTVRCFSCKCFLCEEELMKHLLMHGLACLFCTVTFHDLKSLMEHNKTTHNGKKQLHADYSNRGFQLGNDAQGDLVFPHFDFSTVLPEEDIGEREVHLAVLAGLNSRTLVPVYIKVKPQTAEVNNRCNKKVLTCPFCFGTFVSKEIYEMHLKERHHIMPTVHTILKSPAFKCIHCCGVYTGNMTLTAIAVHLLRCRSAPKDSNSSMKMQLERSEKKELLFVNGEKHDSVVLKRKQSDSCFVAEDQRNKEQQPLSLSTGVVLAPEKEVNSGVVPFKRQKIHTRTEMRKLPSSDDLRFLAVDPKQYDHNSYEAQKQFLTDYFHKRPYPSKKEVELLTLLLYAWKIDVASFFGKRRNICLKAINNHKPSVLLGFSMSELKNIKHSLNIKDKPLDV from the exons aatctTAAAAGTTTTGACCCAGGTGAAAAACACTTCTGCAACACTTCATGGAGTGATGTCTCTCCTTGGGAATCCGTGGGAAAGAGGAAG agaTACAGAACAAAGCCGTACTGCTGTAGCTTATGCAAGTTCTCCTCAAAATTGCTTACTTCATTCAAGAATCACTTGCACCGTTACCATGAGGATGAAATGGACCAAGAGCTGGTGGTTCCTTGCCCAAAATGTGCATTTGCTTCTCATCCCAAAATAGTGGGAAAACATATCCGAATGTTTCATTCATCTAATAAAAGAATACAGAACTATACAGTCAGCATTTTGGATGGCATGAAACAATTCAGAAGTGACATCATAAACTTCACATGTCTAAAATGTCACTTCACAGACACATTGTATTACAATATGAAGAAACATGTGCTGCTGTACCATTTTCAGGACTTAGTAAGTACGTATTTTGGCCAGAAGTCTGATGAAAGTAATGAGAATTCTGTTGAGCACTACTGTAAAAAATGTAATGCTTCTGCAAACAGCCAAGATTCTTTAATGTATCATGTCCTGACAGCTGAAACGCACCGAGACCTGGAGAACAAACTTCGGTCTGTGATTTCAGAACATATTAAGAAACCAGGACTTGTGAAACAAATGCAAATTGCTCCAAAGCCTGTTCAAGGTgtgacagcagctgctccatctGCAGGGCCTGCCACTGCCCCAGCAGGTTCTGTCACAGCTCCGTCTTGCGTCCAGCTTGCATTTCCACAGAATAATCAAACCCAGAGTGTGGTGCAGCCAAAAGCAGTTCAGAACACAGTCGGATCACTGACTGTTCCAAGTGCCTCTGGTAGCGTTCTACATACAACTTCTGCTCCAATTGTTAGCCCATCACATGTTACTCTTGTATCCAGTAATATTCCTGTAGGTCAGAATAATGTTAATATTCAGCCGTCACCTTCCCAGTCTATCATTGTTTCCCATAGGCTCCCCCTTAATCAGCCTGTGAGTGCTGGAGCTGTTCCTCTTAATCATTCCGTTGGGACTGTAAATAGAGCTGTGGCCCCTGCAGTTCTTCCTCTTAATCAGCCTGTCAGGCCTGGGCTCTTTCCTGTTAATCAACCCATTGGTACTATAAATGGTCCGGTTGCAGCTGGAACGCTGCCTGTTATTCAGCCTGTCAGCCCTGTGAATCAACCGGTTGCACCAGGAGTTCTTTCTGTCAACCAGTCTCTTGGGAATGGGAACAGACCCATTGGTCCCAGGGTCCTTCCTGTGGTGCAGACAGTTGGGTCCGGTGTTCTCCAGCTTAACCCGCCTGTTGTATCTGGGGTTGTTCCTGTCAGGCAGCCTGTCAGACCTGGGTTTCTTCAGCTTAATCAACCTGTTGCATCAGCAGTTATCCCAGTAAATCAGCCAGTTCAACCTGCAGTTtctcaaaacacagcttttttgaCTGCAGGTTCTATACTTCGGCAGTTGATTCCAACCGGTAAGCAGGTTAATGGGATACCTACGTACACGCTTGCCCCCGTTTCCGTTACTTTGCCTGTACCTCCTGGTGGTGGAGTAGCCACTGTTACACCACCGCAAGTGCCCATCCAGCTAATGCAGTCTGGGACGGTAACTCAGTTGTCCCAGTCACCAGCTAGTGCACCTTCTCCTCCAGTGGTTTTAATGTCTCAGAATATATCGTTACAAGCCTCCCCGCCTGATCCTGAAACAAGTCAGGCTGTCAGACAGGCTAAGCAGTGGAAGACTTGCCCAGTTTGCAACGAGCTTTTCCCATCAAACGTCTACCAGGTGCATGTGGAGGTTGCCCACCAACATGGTGAAGTAAAAACGGAGGAAACCCTGGAACCCGACAAACTTGCAGCTTGTGCACCCTTTCTAAGGTGGATGACAGAAAAGACGGTCCGGTGTTTCTCttgtaaatgttttctctgtgaggAAGAGCTCATGAAACATCTGTTGATGCATGGCTTAGCTTGCTTGTTTTGCACAGTTACTTTCCATGACTTAAAAAGCCTCATGGAACACAATAAAACCACACACAATGGGAAAAAGCAGTTACATGCAGATTATAGCAACAGAGGATTTCAGTTAGGTAATGATGCTCAGGGTGACCTTGTGTTTCCACACTTTGATTTCAGTACAGTGTTACCAGAGGAAGACATCGGTGAAAGAGAAGTACATTTGGCAGTGCTTGCTGGACTAAATTCAAGGACACTTGTCCCTGTTTACATCAAAGTGAAGCCTCAGACGGCAGAAGTGAATAATAGATGCAACAAAAAAGTGTTAACCTGTCCCTTTTGCTTTGGTACGTTTGTTAGTAAAGAAATCtatgaaatgcatttgaaagAGCGGCATCATATAATGCCAACTGTacatacaattttaaaatctcCTGCTTTCAAGTGCATCCACTGTTGTGGTGTGTACACTGGAAATATGACTCTAACAGCTATTGCTGTACATTTGCTCCGTTGTAGAAGTGCTCCCAAAGACAGCAACTCAAGCATGAAGATGCAGCTTGAGCGTAGTGAGAAGAAAGAGCTACTGTTCGTGAACGGCGAAAAGCATGATTCAGTGgtactgaaaagaaagcaatcgGATTCCTGCTTTGTTGCAGAAGACCAAAGGAATAAGGAACAGCAGCCTCTGAGCTTAAGTACTGGCGTAGTTCTAGCTCCAGAAAAAGAAGTGAATTCAGGGGTAGTGCCTTTCAAACGACAGAAGATTCATACTAGGACTGAGATGAGGAAGCTTCCTTCTAGTGACGATCTTCGCTTTCTAGCAGTAGATCCTAAACAGTATGATCACAATTCATACGAGGCTCAAAAACAGTTTTTGACAGACTACTTTCATAAGAGGCCATATCCTTCTAAaaaagaggtggaattactTACTTTGCTGCTATATGCGTGGAAAATTGATGTTGCatctttctttggaaaaagaaggaatatatGTTTAAAGGCGATAAATAATCACAAACCgtctgtgctgctgggtttCAGTATGTCTGaactaaaaaatattaagcacAGTTTGAATATAAAAGATAAACCATTAGATGTGTAA
- the ADNP2 gene encoding activity-dependent neuroprotector homeobox protein 2 isoform X2 yields MDQELVVPCPKCAFASHPKIVGKHIRMFHSSNKRIQNYTVSILDGMKQFRSDIINFTCLKCHFTDTLYYNMKKHVLLYHFQDLVSTYFGQKSDESNENSVEHYCKKCNASANSQDSLMYHVLTAETHRDLENKLRSVISEHIKKPGLVKQMQIAPKPVQGVTAAAPSAGPATAPAGSVTAPSCVQLAFPQNNQTQSVVQPKAVQNTVGSLTVPSASGSVLHTTSAPIVSPSHVTLVSSNIPVGQNNVNIQPSPSQSIIVSHRLPLNQPVSAGAVPLNHSVGTVNRAVAPAVLPLNQPVRPGLFPVNQPIGTINGPVAAGTLPVIQPVSPVNQPVAPGVLSVNQSLGNGNRPIGPRVLPVVQTVGSGVLQLNPPVVSGVVPVRQPVRPGFLQLNQPVASAVIPVNQPVQPAVSQNTAFLTAGSILRQLIPTGKQVNGIPTYTLAPVSVTLPVPPGGGVATVTPPQVPIQLMQSGTVTQLSQSPASAPSPPVVLMSQNISLQASPPDPETSQAVRQAKQWKTCPVCNELFPSNVYQVHVEVAHQHGEVKTEETLEPDKLAACAPFLRWMTEKTVRCFSCKCFLCEEELMKHLLMHGLACLFCTVTFHDLKSLMEHNKTTHNGKKQLHADYSNRGFQLGNDAQGDLVFPHFDFSTVLPEEDIGEREVHLAVLAGLNSRTLVPVYIKVKPQTAEVNNRCNKKVLTCPFCFGTFVSKEIYEMHLKERHHIMPTVHTILKSPAFKCIHCCGVYTGNMTLTAIAVHLLRCRSAPKDSNSSMKMQLERSEKKELLFVNGEKHDSVVLKRKQSDSCFVAEDQRNKEQQPLSLSTGVVLAPEKEVNSGVVPFKRQKIHTRTEMRKLPSSDDLRFLAVDPKQYDHNSYEAQKQFLTDYFHKRPYPSKKEVELLTLLLYAWKIDVASFFGKRRNICLKAINNHKPSVLLGFSMSELKNIKHSLNIKDKPLDV; encoded by the coding sequence ATGGACCAAGAGCTGGTGGTTCCTTGCCCAAAATGTGCATTTGCTTCTCATCCCAAAATAGTGGGAAAACATATCCGAATGTTTCATTCATCTAATAAAAGAATACAGAACTATACAGTCAGCATTTTGGATGGCATGAAACAATTCAGAAGTGACATCATAAACTTCACATGTCTAAAATGTCACTTCACAGACACATTGTATTACAATATGAAGAAACATGTGCTGCTGTACCATTTTCAGGACTTAGTAAGTACGTATTTTGGCCAGAAGTCTGATGAAAGTAATGAGAATTCTGTTGAGCACTACTGTAAAAAATGTAATGCTTCTGCAAACAGCCAAGATTCTTTAATGTATCATGTCCTGACAGCTGAAACGCACCGAGACCTGGAGAACAAACTTCGGTCTGTGATTTCAGAACATATTAAGAAACCAGGACTTGTGAAACAAATGCAAATTGCTCCAAAGCCTGTTCAAGGTgtgacagcagctgctccatctGCAGGGCCTGCCACTGCCCCAGCAGGTTCTGTCACAGCTCCGTCTTGCGTCCAGCTTGCATTTCCACAGAATAATCAAACCCAGAGTGTGGTGCAGCCAAAAGCAGTTCAGAACACAGTCGGATCACTGACTGTTCCAAGTGCCTCTGGTAGCGTTCTACATACAACTTCTGCTCCAATTGTTAGCCCATCACATGTTACTCTTGTATCCAGTAATATTCCTGTAGGTCAGAATAATGTTAATATTCAGCCGTCACCTTCCCAGTCTATCATTGTTTCCCATAGGCTCCCCCTTAATCAGCCTGTGAGTGCTGGAGCTGTTCCTCTTAATCATTCCGTTGGGACTGTAAATAGAGCTGTGGCCCCTGCAGTTCTTCCTCTTAATCAGCCTGTCAGGCCTGGGCTCTTTCCTGTTAATCAACCCATTGGTACTATAAATGGTCCGGTTGCAGCTGGAACGCTGCCTGTTATTCAGCCTGTCAGCCCTGTGAATCAACCGGTTGCACCAGGAGTTCTTTCTGTCAACCAGTCTCTTGGGAATGGGAACAGACCCATTGGTCCCAGGGTCCTTCCTGTGGTGCAGACAGTTGGGTCCGGTGTTCTCCAGCTTAACCCGCCTGTTGTATCTGGGGTTGTTCCTGTCAGGCAGCCTGTCAGACCTGGGTTTCTTCAGCTTAATCAACCTGTTGCATCAGCAGTTATCCCAGTAAATCAGCCAGTTCAACCTGCAGTTtctcaaaacacagcttttttgaCTGCAGGTTCTATACTTCGGCAGTTGATTCCAACCGGTAAGCAGGTTAATGGGATACCTACGTACACGCTTGCCCCCGTTTCCGTTACTTTGCCTGTACCTCCTGGTGGTGGAGTAGCCACTGTTACACCACCGCAAGTGCCCATCCAGCTAATGCAGTCTGGGACGGTAACTCAGTTGTCCCAGTCACCAGCTAGTGCACCTTCTCCTCCAGTGGTTTTAATGTCTCAGAATATATCGTTACAAGCCTCCCCGCCTGATCCTGAAACAAGTCAGGCTGTCAGACAGGCTAAGCAGTGGAAGACTTGCCCAGTTTGCAACGAGCTTTTCCCATCAAACGTCTACCAGGTGCATGTGGAGGTTGCCCACCAACATGGTGAAGTAAAAACGGAGGAAACCCTGGAACCCGACAAACTTGCAGCTTGTGCACCCTTTCTAAGGTGGATGACAGAAAAGACGGTCCGGTGTTTCTCttgtaaatgttttctctgtgaggAAGAGCTCATGAAACATCTGTTGATGCATGGCTTAGCTTGCTTGTTTTGCACAGTTACTTTCCATGACTTAAAAAGCCTCATGGAACACAATAAAACCACACACAATGGGAAAAAGCAGTTACATGCAGATTATAGCAACAGAGGATTTCAGTTAGGTAATGATGCTCAGGGTGACCTTGTGTTTCCACACTTTGATTTCAGTACAGTGTTACCAGAGGAAGACATCGGTGAAAGAGAAGTACATTTGGCAGTGCTTGCTGGACTAAATTCAAGGACACTTGTCCCTGTTTACATCAAAGTGAAGCCTCAGACGGCAGAAGTGAATAATAGATGCAACAAAAAAGTGTTAACCTGTCCCTTTTGCTTTGGTACGTTTGTTAGTAAAGAAATCtatgaaatgcatttgaaagAGCGGCATCATATAATGCCAACTGTacatacaattttaaaatctcCTGCTTTCAAGTGCATCCACTGTTGTGGTGTGTACACTGGAAATATGACTCTAACAGCTATTGCTGTACATTTGCTCCGTTGTAGAAGTGCTCCCAAAGACAGCAACTCAAGCATGAAGATGCAGCTTGAGCGTAGTGAGAAGAAAGAGCTACTGTTCGTGAACGGCGAAAAGCATGATTCAGTGgtactgaaaagaaagcaatcgGATTCCTGCTTTGTTGCAGAAGACCAAAGGAATAAGGAACAGCAGCCTCTGAGCTTAAGTACTGGCGTAGTTCTAGCTCCAGAAAAAGAAGTGAATTCAGGGGTAGTGCCTTTCAAACGACAGAAGATTCATACTAGGACTGAGATGAGGAAGCTTCCTTCTAGTGACGATCTTCGCTTTCTAGCAGTAGATCCTAAACAGTATGATCACAATTCATACGAGGCTCAAAAACAGTTTTTGACAGACTACTTTCATAAGAGGCCATATCCTTCTAAaaaagaggtggaattactTACTTTGCTGCTATATGCGTGGAAAATTGATGTTGCatctttctttggaaaaagaaggaatatatGTTTAAAGGCGATAAATAATCACAAACCgtctgtgctgctgggtttCAGTATGTCTGaactaaaaaatattaagcacAGTTTGAATATAAAAGATAAACCATTAGATGTGTAA